A genomic stretch from Penicillium digitatum chromosome 4, complete sequence includes:
- a CDS encoding Transcriptional coactivator SAGA-type complex, Ada1/Tada1, translating into MQIDPAALSRNDSISNPKGAVPNGSVSAKTSRALISVPRLELEHAYTDLKAAIGDKWAEYKESTALFLLGHYNQSEYSSHVDYFLCADPKNEHLHNNFVCALIGNLTRDLPDHGVANWVSANDKPSTVSKPVSGDAAEQRLKTEVMKLPPRDRRRIKGIPERDPNETVPTELEESHLAKQFKLPSQVPASAGGLNKTNWELEIRKRYAQPLAAETGEFPDAESIHARMVPICYEESLPSGAGLPCAEFMAIATETFVKEVLSAVFSRTRSNGPSGTINNMMMRQYRHQLEVEELAYTRGEIAKDAATGLLPVEAREANIRKPLGVRDLRLTLELGGGVLGHMPLIVDQIMNGYFEDELETERHDRMENGVGEPHQEIKPEDEMDLDEDEDEDGSLLDWEGGTLGDRDQLSSLLDECLSMAT; encoded by the exons ATGCAGATTGATCCGGCGGCTCTGAGTCGGAATGACTCTATCTCAAATCCAAAGGGCGCCGTGCCCAACGGCTCAGTATCCGCGAAGACCTCCAGAGCTCTGATATCGGTGCCTCGGTTGGAGTTGGAGCATGCCTACACGGATCTGAAGGCCGCCATAGGAGACAAGTGGGCCGAATACAAAGAGTCCACGGCTCTTTTCTTACTGG GACATTACAACCAAAGCGAATACTCATCACACGTCGACTACTTCTTGTGCGCCGATCCAAAAAACGAACATCTACATAATAATTTTGTTTGCGCGCTCATCGGAAACCTCACACGAGACCTCCCCGATCATGGCGTCGCAAACTGGGTATCGGCCAATGATAAACCATCAACGGTATCAAAACCCGTCTCCGGAGATGCCGCGGAGCAAAGATTGAAGACGGAAGTCATGAAACTACCTCCGAGGGACCGTCGGCGCATAAAGGGGATCCCAGAG CGAGATCCAAATGAAACGGTCCCCACAGAGCTCGAAGAAAGCCATCTAGCTAAACAATTCAAATTACCCAGTCAGGTTCCCGCAAGTGCAGGCGGGCTGAACAAAACTA ACTGGGAACTGGAAATCCGAAAACGCTATGCCCAGCCCCTCGCCGCAGAAACAGGCGAATTCCCCGATGCTGAATCCATACATGCCCGCATGGTCCCCATATGTTACGAAGAATCTCTACCTAGCGGTGCTGGGCTCCCCTGCGCTGAATTCATGGCAATTGCGACTGAAACTTTCGTAAAGGAAGTTTTGTCCGCTGTGTTCTCGCGCACCCGTTCGAATGGCCCCTCCGGTACAATCAACAACATGATGATGCGTCAGTACCGGCACCAACTGGAAGTCGAAGAGCTTGCATACACACGTGGAGAAATTGCTAAGGACGCCGCCACAGGCCTCCTTCCAGTTGAAGCAAGAGAGGCCAACATTCGAAAACCATTGGGCGTTAGAGACCTACGATTAACTTTGGAGCTAGGCGGCGGTGTTCTCGGCCACATGCCACTCATCGTAGACCAAATCATGAACGGGTACTTCGAAGACGAACTCGAGACTGAAAGACACGATCGAATGGAAAATGGCGTTGGTGAGCCGCATCAAGAAATCAAACCCGAAGACGAGATGGACTtggacgaagatgaagacgaagacggTTCTCTATTAGACTGGGAAGGCGGCACACTTGGCGATCGAGATCAGTTGAGCTCTTTGCTCGACGAGTGTCTTTCCATGGCCACATGA